One genomic window of Pseudopipra pipra isolate bDixPip1 chromosome 17, bDixPip1.hap1, whole genome shotgun sequence includes the following:
- the SNTA1 gene encoding alpha-1-syntrophin has translation MAAGRRAPRTGLLELRGPGGQWLRVLLTLAEDVLGVSPADGPGPGPEAPAAAQLNGGEPGSAAPEALANIRRTVRVVKQDVGGLGISIKGGRENKMPILISKIFKGLAADQTEALYVGDAILSVNGTDLSEATHDEAVQALKKTGKEVVLEVKYMKEISPYFKNNPAGATVSWDPSPGAPQKRSSPVLPPREGRTVPLKMCYVSRKCLPTDPEHRYLEVCSADGRVALFLRAKDEATAQSWLAAIQANAGALLPRVKEELRAQLAGAGTAAGRDVKHVGWLTEQLPSAGTRNLLAVLTEKELLLYGSLPQSRDALGKPTHSYPLIATRLVHSGPAKGSALYEAERSFALRAGSRLGVQTHLFSLESPRELALWTRLLVDGTHGAAELAQEVSAACTWKGQECTLTVHIDKGFTISTTEPGLSRTILLQQPFEKLQMSSDDGTKMLYLDFGGPEGEIQLDLHSCPKTIVFIIHSFLSAKVTRLGLLA, from the exons ATGGCGGCGGGCAGACGCGCCCCCCGCACCGGGCTGCTGGAGctgcgcggccccggcgggcaGTGGCTCCGCGTCCTGCTCACCCTGGCCGAGGACGTGCTGGGGGTCAGCCCTGCTgacggccccggccccggccccgagGCCCCGGCGGCGGCGCAGCTGAACGGAGGCGAGCCGGGCTCCGCCGCGCCCGAGGCGCTCGCCAACATCAGGAGAACCGTGCGCGTCGTCAAGCAGGACGTGGGGGGGCTCGGCATCAGCATCAAAG GTGGCCGAGAGAATAAAATGCCCATCCTGATCTCCAAGATCTTTAAGGGGCTGGCAGCAGATCAGACCGAGGCGCTGTACGTGGGGGATGCCATCCTCTCCGTCAACGGCACCGACCTGTCCGAGGCCACGCACGACGAGGCCGTGCAGGCCTTGAAGAAGACGGGCAAGGAGGTGGTATTGGAAG TGAAGTACATGAAGGAGATCTCCCCTTACTTCAAGAACAACCCCGCGGGGGCCACGGTGAGCTGGGACCCCTCTCCTGGTGCCCCGCAGAAGCGATCCTCCCCCGTCCTGCCCCCTCGGGAGGGCCGCACCGTGCCCCTGAAGATGTGCTACGTGTCCCGCAAGTGCCTCCCCACCGACCCGGAGCACAG GTACCTGGAGGTGTGCTCGGCGGACGGCCGCGTCGCCCTCTTCCTGCGGGCGAAGGACGAGGCCACGGCGCAGTCCTGGCTCGCCGCCATCCAGGCCAACGCGGGCGCGCTGCTGCCGCGGGTGAAGGAGGAGCTGCGGGCACAGCTGGCGGGCGCGGGCACGGCGGCCGGACGGGATGTCAAGCACGTGGGCTGGCTGACCGAGCAG CTCCCCAGCGCCGGCACCAGGAACCTCCTGGCCGTCCTCACggagaaggagctgctgctgtacGGCAGCCTACCCCAGAGCCGGGATGCCCTGGGCAAGCCCACGCACAGCTACCCCCTCATCGCCACCAG GCTGGTGCACTCGGGGCCGGCGAAGGGCTCGGCGCTGTACGAGGCCGAGCGCTCGTTCGCGCTGCGCGCCGGCAGCCGGCTGGGCGTGCAGACCCacctcttcagcctggagagccCCCGGGAGCTCGCCCTGTGGACGCGGCTGCTGGTGGACGGCACCCACGGCGCCGCAGAGCTGGCCCAGGAGGTGTCGGCAG CCTGCACGTGGAAGGGGCAGGAGTGCACTCTGACCGTCCACATCGACAAGGGCTTCACCATCTCCACCACGGAGCCCGGGCTCAGCAGGaccatcctgctccagcagcccttCGAGAAGCTGCAGATGTCCTCGGATGACGGCACCAAGATGCTCTACCTGGACTTTGGTGGCCCGGAGGGAGAGATC CAATTGGACCTTCACTCCTGCCCCAAAACCATCGTCTTCATCATCCACTCCTTCCTCTCAGCCAAGGTGACCcggctggggctgctggcatga